A window of the Limanda limanda chromosome 8, fLimLim1.1, whole genome shotgun sequence genome harbors these coding sequences:
- the LOC133009492 gene encoding T-cell surface antigen CD2-like — protein sequence MACFAVIILSGFISISAAKETCDRYAAVGQSRTLTLDFKGLENKNALKWSHNNKTLFLRDGRGNVSVGKKGDVSATGSLELKNLQFSDAGVYEGEVQSFKRPLPKTWRVCVMDKVSKPQLTYVCDLKSSTVNLNCNVSRPQDLDFSWMLNDKSLTGGRQTLGVPIPLLKEQRSFTCSVANRVSKERSDAVRPTCPSMLCLSPKTVVAAVAGGVSLILFLIVIIVVLCFYYRCNKTQNGLREKWVIRMLSLNMLERDSISPDYETMNPAENPPPPSPKPIPRACYQNVPPPEAQPGNGPVQLSNIAERQQPSPVPKPRTKTTNIGMFLPQ from the coding sequence ATGGCGTGTTTTGCTGTGATTATTCTGTCTGGATTCATCAGCATCTCAGCAGCAAAGGAAACATGTGATCGCTATGCTGCAGTTGGACAGAGTCGGACTCTGACTCTTGACTTTAAAGGACTGGAAAACAAAAATGCGCTGAAATGGTCTCACAATAATAAGACCCTGTTTCTCAGAGATGGACGAGGCAATGTGTCTGTCGGAAAGAAAGGGGACGTTTCTGCAACCGGATCTCTTGAGCTGAAGAACCTGCAGTTCTCCGATGCTGGCGTTTACGAAGGAGAGGTGCAGTCTTTCAAAAGACCTTTGCCGAAAACATGGAGAGTCTGTGTGATGGACAAGGTGTCAAAACCTCAACTAACTTATGTGTGTGACTTGAAGTCCAGCACTGTTAATCTAAACTGCAATGTATCCAGGCCTCAGGATTTGGATTTCTCATGGATGCTCAATGACAAGTCGTTAACAGGGGGAAGACAAACGTTGGGCGTACCGATTCCACTGTTGAAAGAGCAGAGGAGCTTCACATGTAGCGTGGCGAACAGAGTCAGCAAGGAGAGGAGTGACGCTGTTCGTCCAACCTGCCCAAGTATGCTTTGTTTATCACCCAAAACAGTTGTGGCAGCGGTCGCAGGAGGAGTGAGTCTGATTCTGTTTTTGATCGTCATCATCGTTGTATTATGTTTCTACTACAGATGCAACAAGACTCAAAATGGACTCAGGGAGAAATGGGTAATCAGAATGCTTTCTCTAAACATGCTAGAGCGGGACTCCATCAGCCCAGATTATGAGACCATGAACCCGGCTGAGAACCCTCCTCCTCCGAGCCCTAAGCCTATACCGAGAGCATGTTACCAGAACGTTCCTCCGCCCGAAGCTCAGCCTGGAAACGGCCCTGTGCAGCTGTCCAACATCGCTGAGAGACAACAACCTTCGCCTGTGCCGAAGCCGAGGACCAAGACAACAAATATCGGAATGTTTCTCCCTCAATAA